One region of Permianibacter fluminis genomic DNA includes:
- the htpX gene encoding protease HtpX, giving the protein MMRIVLFLLTNLAVMLVAGLVLSVLGVGRYVGPGGLNLMNLLVVCAVFGMTGSFISLLISKWMAKRSMGVQIIEQPRTAEERWLVDTVAELAHKAGIGMPEVGIFPSHQSNAFATGWNKNNALVAVSEGLLRRFSRDEVKAVLGHEIGHVANGDMVTLTLIQGVVNTFVMFFARIIGYAVDSFLRKDNDSRGPGIGFYIATFVAEMVLGILASMIVAWFSRRREFRADEAGATLTSKFAMTAALQRLMAESGQPVDMPAEMTAFGLRSGTGIAELFATHPPLEVRIRALQNLS; this is encoded by the coding sequence ATCATGCGTATCGTGCTGTTCCTGTTGACCAACCTGGCAGTGATGCTGGTCGCGGGCTTGGTACTCAGCGTATTGGGTGTCGGCCGCTATGTTGGCCCCGGTGGCTTGAATCTGATGAACCTGCTGGTGGTCTGTGCCGTGTTCGGCATGACCGGCTCGTTCATTTCTCTGCTGATCTCCAAATGGATGGCAAAGCGCTCGATGGGCGTGCAGATCATCGAACAGCCGCGTACCGCTGAAGAGCGCTGGCTGGTCGATACGGTGGCCGAGCTGGCGCACAAAGCCGGTATCGGTATGCCGGAAGTAGGTATTTTCCCGTCGCATCAGTCGAATGCGTTTGCCACCGGCTGGAACAAGAACAATGCGTTGGTCGCAGTCAGTGAAGGCCTGTTGCGCCGGTTTTCGCGCGACGAAGTCAAAGCCGTGCTCGGTCATGAGATTGGTCACGTGGCCAATGGTGACATGGTGACCTTGACTTTGATTCAAGGTGTGGTGAATACCTTTGTCATGTTCTTTGCCCGTATCATTGGTTATGCCGTCGACAGTTTTCTGCGCAAGGACAACGACAGCCGTGGCCCCGGTATCGGCTTCTACATCGCCACCTTTGTTGCCGAAATGGTGCTTGGCATTCTGGCCTCGATGATCGTCGCCTGGTTCTCCCGTCGGCGTGAATTCCGCGCCGACGAAGCGGGCGCGACACTGACCAGCAAATTTGCCATGACCGCGGCGCTGCAGCGGCTGATGGCCGAATCCGGCCAGCCGGTGGACATGCCGGCCGAGATGACCGCGTTTGGTCTGCGCAGTGGCACTGGTATTGCGGAGCTGTTTGCGACCCATCCGCCGCTGGAGGTCCGGATCCGGGCGCTGCAGAACTTGTCGTAA
- a CDS encoding DUF3833 domain-containing protein, with protein sequence MRNRFIYRGHVRLWHLLCASLLAAMLLSGCTPAITRYEGQLPKLDLRQYFSGKVRAWGMVQDYRGAVTRRFTVDIDCRWQGDTGTLDEQFVFADGEKQFRRWTLTRIDDLHYRGRADDVIGEAVGELAGNALRWSYTLRLPVDGSSYDIAFDDWMFLQDEQRLFNKARMSKFGIDVGEITLFFEKQVEAK encoded by the coding sequence ATGAGAAACCGTTTTATTTACCGCGGGCATGTCCGACTGTGGCATCTGCTGTGTGCGAGTTTGCTGGCGGCGATGCTGCTGTCCGGCTGCACACCGGCCATTACCCGCTACGAAGGGCAGCTGCCAAAACTCGATCTGCGCCAGTATTTTTCCGGCAAGGTTCGCGCCTGGGGCATGGTGCAGGATTATCGCGGTGCGGTAACCCGTCGGTTCACCGTGGATATTGATTGTCGCTGGCAAGGCGATACCGGCACGCTGGACGAGCAGTTTGTCTTTGCTGACGGTGAAAAGCAGTTCCGCCGCTGGACCCTGACCCGCATCGATGATTTACATTATCGCGGCCGTGCCGACGATGTCATCGGCGAAGCGGTCGGTGAGCTGGCCGGCAACGCGCTGCGCTGGTCCTATACCCTGCGGCTGCCGGTCGATGGCAGCAGTTATGACATTGCGTTTGATGACTGGATGTTCCTGCAGGACGAGCAACGCCTGTTCAACAAAGCGCGGATGAGCAAGTTCGGCATCGACGTTGGCGAGATCACGCTGTTCTTCGAAAAACAGGTCGAGGCGAAGTAG
- the ettA gene encoding energy-dependent translational throttle protein EttA, producing MAQYIYTMHRVSKVVPPKRTIIKDISLSFFPGAKIGVLGLNGAGKSTVLKIMAGVDKEFDGEARALTGTKIGYLAQEPQLNNDKTVRGNIEEAVADIFTAKAKLDAVYAAYAEPDADFDKLAKEQGELETFLAANGGDDIDRKLEIAADALRLPPWDADVKNLSGGEKRRVALCKLLLSKPDMILLDEPTNHLDAESVAWLERFLHDFPGTVIAVTHDRYFLDNVASWILELDRGHGIPWEGNYSSWLEQKQARLIQEERAEASHMKAMKEELEWVRQNPKARQAKNKARVQRFEELSSVEFQKRNETQELYIPPGPRLGNLVVEAKGLKKSFGDKMLYDNLSFNLPPGGIVGIIGPNGAGKSTLFKMITGEEKPDGGELRIGDTVKLAYVDQSRDSLDPNKTVWEEISDGLDLITIGNFTMPSRAYIGRFNFKGSDQQKWVKDLSGGERNRLHLAKLLKSGGNVLLLDEPTNDLDVETLRALEEALLSFAGCAVVISHDRWFLDRVATHILAFEGDSQVVWFEGNYADYEADKKRRLGVEADQPHRLKYKPIER from the coding sequence GTGGCGCAATACATTTATACGATGCATCGGGTCAGCAAGGTCGTGCCCCCGAAACGCACCATCATCAAGGACATTTCGCTGTCGTTTTTCCCGGGCGCCAAAATCGGCGTGCTCGGTCTGAACGGCGCCGGCAAATCCACCGTGCTGAAAATCATGGCCGGCGTCGACAAAGAGTTCGACGGCGAAGCACGCGCGCTGACCGGCACCAAGATCGGTTATCTCGCCCAGGAGCCACAGCTCAACAACGACAAAACCGTGCGCGGCAACATCGAAGAAGCGGTCGCCGACATTTTCACCGCCAAAGCCAAGCTCGATGCGGTTTACGCCGCCTACGCCGAACCGGATGCCGATTTCGACAAGCTGGCGAAAGAACAAGGCGAGCTGGAAACCTTCCTCGCTGCCAACGGCGGTGACGACATCGATCGCAAACTGGAAATCGCCGCCGACGCGCTTCGCCTGCCGCCGTGGGATGCCGACGTCAAGAATCTTTCTGGCGGGGAAAAGCGTCGTGTCGCCCTGTGCAAACTGCTGCTCAGCAAGCCGGACATGATCCTGCTCGACGAACCGACCAACCATCTGGATGCCGAATCGGTCGCCTGGCTCGAACGCTTCCTGCACGATTTCCCCGGTACCGTTATCGCGGTCACCCACGATCGTTATTTCCTCGACAACGTCGCCAGCTGGATTCTCGAACTCGACCGCGGCCACGGCATTCCGTGGGAAGGCAATTATTCCTCGTGGCTGGAACAGAAGCAGGCCCGCCTGATTCAGGAAGAGCGCGCCGAAGCCTCGCACATGAAGGCCATGAAAGAAGAACTGGAATGGGTCCGGCAAAATCCGAAAGCGCGGCAGGCCAAGAACAAGGCCCGCGTGCAGCGCTTTGAAGAGTTGTCGAGCGTGGAATTCCAGAAGCGCAACGAAACCCAGGAACTGTACATTCCGCCGGGACCGCGTCTCGGCAATCTGGTGGTCGAAGCCAAAGGCCTGAAGAAATCCTTCGGCGACAAGATGCTGTACGACAACCTGAGTTTCAATCTGCCGCCGGGCGGCATTGTCGGCATCATCGGCCCGAACGGCGCCGGTAAATCGACCCTGTTCAAAATGATCACCGGTGAAGAAAAACCGGATGGTGGCGAGCTGCGCATTGGCGACACCGTCAAGCTGGCCTATGTCGATCAGTCGCGCGACAGCCTCGACCCGAACAAGACGGTCTGGGAAGAAATTTCCGACGGTCTGGATCTGATCACCATCGGCAATTTCACCATGCCGTCGCGGGCCTATATCGGCCGCTTCAATTTCAAGGGCAGCGATCAGCAGAAGTGGGTGAAAGACTTGTCCGGTGGCGAGCGCAACCGTTTGCATCTGGCCAAGCTGCTGAAAAGCGGCGGCAACGTGCTGCTGCTGGACGAACCGACCAACGATCTGGACGTCGAAACCCTGCGCGCGCTGGAAGAAGCCCTGCTGTCGTTCGCCGGCTGCGCTGTGGTCATCTCACACGATCGCTGGTTCCTCGACCGCGTCGCGACACACATTCTGGCGTTTGAAGGCGATTCGCAAGTGGTCTGGTTCGAAGGCAACTATGCCGACTACGAAGCCGACAAGAAACGCCGTCTGGGCGTGGAAGCGGATCAGCCACATCGCTTGAAGTACAAGCCGATCGAACGTTGA
- a CDS encoding chalcone isomerase family protein — protein sequence MSRTNIKSLLALCWLLAALPAHAELNLPDRTGLQQVGAGTLRWLGFRVYDASTWATTAPLPSDGTVPTPFALQIIYAHDIDAADLVDATATAWQKLGLLDERAKNWLPGLRTLWPNVKAGDCLVLYVDANGNAGFYYNNQLLGRIDDPQFASRFAAIWLHPDSSEPTLRNQLLGKAP from the coding sequence ATGTCACGAACCAACATTAAATCGCTACTGGCCTTGTGCTGGCTGCTCGCCGCACTGCCGGCGCACGCCGAGCTCAATCTTCCGGACCGCACCGGGCTGCAGCAGGTCGGCGCCGGCACCTTGCGCTGGCTTGGCTTTCGCGTTTACGACGCCAGCACCTGGGCAACGACAGCGCCCTTGCCAAGTGATGGCACAGTACCGACGCCGTTTGCCCTGCAAATCATTTATGCCCACGATATCGACGCCGCTGATCTGGTCGACGCGACTGCGACGGCCTGGCAGAAACTCGGCTTGCTCGATGAACGCGCCAAAAACTGGTTACCGGGTTTGCGCACGCTCTGGCCGAATGTAAAAGCGGGCGACTGTCTGGTGCTGTATGTCGATGCCAACGGCAATGCCGGGTTCTATTACAACAATCAATTGCTCGGTCGCATTGACGATCCGCAGTTCGCCAGTCGCTTCGCCGCCATCTGGCTGCATCCGGACAGCAGCGAGCCGACACTCAGAAACCAACTGCTCGGTAAAGCGCCATGA
- a CDS encoding bifunctional diguanylate cyclase/phosphodiesterase encodes MSESVSGNSPAATLPLALPWPQLVALVLLYALLGYIGLRFGDGSGLVSTVWPASGLAAALALVSGPRALWVPFAGNLLLMFFSSLSFDIPALNAIGIAIGCAAANTGEAWFIQRVSGGYGPSKLNDTPALLRFMVLAAPVGSFFSALVGIATLLAFAGKPTLDPGTRLVLWWSGDMVGCLLIAPVLLTLAWRRASAQQFLEFISLMVLVSFYLFALLTPALANTGWQALLAPIGLPLLFWAVVRLRFFYLNLLLLLVGMVFVVVHFQGRGPFQLGTPLYSHLALQFFLVSLQVTTLLAATLLRERRQLNLDLRQVNQQLEQQVRERTLTIQQQSTRLREIVDALPLYLSVRTKTGEVLIANRAMRQLGESEPDWLQQARETVNPTSQAVLDVTGSVQDSHGQLRLLQAQVLPLHDAEKQAVLVLAQDVTERTRQQQIEQLHVRVLQRLTDGTSLAAVLAHVVQVVESMEPELLASILLVDHQRGVIRHAAAGRLPAFYCEAIDGIAIGHGVGSCGTAAAIGQRVIVGDIATDPLWQDYTELAARAGLAACWSEPVKGSNGQVLATFALYTRQPALPTPAQLQLIDSVAALVRLAIERHRAQQHLRQLSRAIEQTASAVMLCDARGVIEYVNASFSQMLGQTAEQAQGQSALQLMLPDDADGQLVRDAISLSLQEGRGWQGEFIGCRRDGNKLWLHASLSPISNGTGQIENVVAVLEDISSYKQAQAKVEYLAFHDALTGLANRRLFLLRLEEEVRRLRRAGGMAALLFFDLDEFKRINDTLGHEAGDDLLKQIAQRLQRHVREDDLVARLGGDEFCLLLGNLNDSIEAGSLARKLMTTVAAPMVLAEHTLSVSSSVGITLLPLDGDKADVLLRNADLAMYRAKAEGKDRFVFFAPEMNDVSRERLQLEMELRRGLEPGAEPSQFRLHYQPIVTMPDARLTGYEVLLRWQHPERGLLSPDAFIPVAEHTGLIVPLGELVLRQALQDLPALQRQASGLKVSVNVSARQLREVGFGARVARLMTEAAVTAGTLQLEITESLLLERSAITEQNLEALVAAGARVVIDDFGTGYTSFSQLRELPIHGIKLDRMFVRELPGNEDDAAIISALIAMARQLHLDVVAEGVETEAQRDFLVARGCQLGQGWLFGRPAPLTSATDAGKS; translated from the coding sequence GTGTCGGAGTCAGTCAGCGGGAATTCGCCAGCAGCAACGCTGCCACTTGCCTTGCCATGGCCACAGCTGGTCGCGCTGGTGTTGCTGTATGCGTTGCTCGGTTACATCGGTCTGCGTTTCGGTGATGGCAGCGGGCTGGTTTCCACGGTGTGGCCGGCATCCGGTTTGGCTGCTGCGCTGGCGCTGGTGTCGGGCCCGCGGGCCTTGTGGGTTCCGTTTGCCGGCAACCTGCTGCTGATGTTCTTTTCTTCGCTGTCCTTCGATATTCCTGCGCTCAACGCCATCGGTATCGCCATCGGCTGCGCGGCAGCCAATACCGGCGAGGCCTGGTTCATTCAGCGCGTCAGTGGTGGCTATGGTCCGAGCAAGCTGAACGACACGCCGGCATTGTTGCGCTTCATGGTATTGGCGGCGCCGGTCGGCAGTTTCTTCAGTGCCTTGGTCGGCATTGCAACCTTGTTGGCGTTCGCCGGTAAACCGACCCTCGATCCCGGCACCCGCTTGGTGCTGTGGTGGAGCGGCGATATGGTCGGCTGTTTGCTGATCGCCCCGGTGTTGCTGACCTTGGCCTGGCGACGGGCTTCCGCGCAGCAGTTTCTCGAATTCATCAGCCTGATGGTGCTGGTCTCGTTCTATCTGTTTGCGCTGCTGACGCCGGCCTTGGCCAATACCGGTTGGCAGGCACTGCTGGCGCCGATCGGTTTGCCACTGTTGTTCTGGGCCGTGGTGCGGCTGCGCTTTTTCTATCTGAATCTGTTGTTGCTGCTGGTCGGCATGGTGTTTGTGGTGGTGCACTTTCAGGGCCGCGGGCCGTTTCAGCTCGGCACGCCGTTGTACTCGCATCTGGCGCTGCAGTTTTTTCTGGTCAGTTTGCAAGTCACCACGCTGCTGGCGGCAACGCTGCTGCGCGAACGCCGTCAGCTGAATCTGGATTTGCGACAAGTCAACCAGCAGCTCGAACAGCAAGTGCGGGAGCGCACCTTGACCATTCAGCAGCAATCGACCCGGCTGCGGGAAATTGTTGATGCGCTGCCGCTGTATCTGAGCGTGCGGACGAAAACCGGTGAGGTGTTGATTGCCAACCGCGCAATGCGGCAACTCGGTGAGTCCGAGCCGGACTGGCTGCAGCAGGCGCGCGAGACGGTAAACCCGACCAGTCAAGCTGTTCTGGATGTCACCGGCAGCGTGCAGGATTCACATGGCCAGCTACGCTTGCTGCAAGCCCAGGTGTTGCCGCTGCACGATGCGGAAAAACAGGCCGTGCTGGTGCTGGCGCAAGACGTCACCGAACGTACCCGGCAACAGCAAATTGAGCAGTTGCATGTGCGGGTATTGCAACGGCTGACTGACGGCACGTCGCTGGCTGCGGTGCTGGCGCACGTGGTGCAAGTAGTCGAATCGATGGAACCGGAATTGTTGGCGTCGATTCTACTGGTTGATCATCAGCGTGGCGTCATTCGTCATGCCGCTGCCGGTCGCTTGCCGGCTTTTTACTGTGAGGCCATCGACGGTATCGCGATTGGCCACGGCGTCGGCAGTTGCGGTACCGCAGCGGCAATCGGTCAGCGGGTGATTGTCGGTGATATTGCGACCGACCCGCTCTGGCAGGACTACACCGAATTGGCGGCGCGCGCCGGTCTTGCTGCGTGCTGGTCCGAGCCGGTAAAGGGTAGCAATGGTCAGGTGCTGGCCACCTTTGCGTTGTACACCCGACAGCCGGCGTTGCCGACACCTGCGCAATTGCAATTGATTGATTCGGTGGCGGCGCTGGTTCGCCTGGCCATCGAGCGGCACCGTGCCCAGCAACATTTGCGTCAGCTTTCGCGCGCCATCGAACAAACCGCCAGCGCGGTCATGCTGTGCGATGCCCGCGGCGTCATCGAGTATGTCAACGCCAGCTTCAGTCAAATGCTGGGCCAAACGGCGGAGCAGGCGCAGGGCCAATCGGCCTTGCAGTTGATGCTGCCGGATGACGCCGACGGCCAACTGGTGCGCGATGCCATTTCCTTGTCATTGCAAGAAGGGCGAGGTTGGCAGGGCGAATTCATTGGCTGTCGTCGTGACGGTAATAAACTGTGGTTGCATGCCTCGCTGTCGCCGATCAGTAACGGCACCGGCCAGATTGAAAATGTGGTCGCGGTGCTGGAAGACATCAGCTCGTACAAACAGGCGCAGGCAAAAGTGGAATACCTCGCCTTCCACGATGCGCTGACCGGGCTTGCCAACCGCCGGTTGTTCCTGTTGCGGCTGGAAGAAGAAGTGCGACGCTTGCGCCGTGCCGGCGGCATGGCGGCGCTGCTGTTTTTTGATCTCGACGAATTCAAACGCATCAACGACACCCTCGGTCACGAAGCCGGCGATGATCTGCTCAAGCAAATTGCCCAGCGTCTGCAACGCCATGTTCGCGAAGACGATCTGGTGGCCCGGTTGGGCGGCGACGAGTTCTGCCTGCTGCTCGGCAATCTGAACGACAGCATCGAGGCGGGATCGCTGGCGCGAAAACTGATGACCACGGTGGCGGCGCCGATGGTGCTGGCCGAGCACACGCTGTCGGTATCGAGCAGCGTCGGCATTACCCTGCTGCCACTCGATGGCGACAAGGCCGATGTGCTGCTACGCAACGCCGATCTGGCGATGTACCGCGCCAAGGCGGAAGGCAAGGACCGGTTTGTGTTTTTCGCGCCGGAAATGAACGACGTCAGCCGCGAGCGGCTGCAACTGGAAATGGAGTTGCGCCGTGGTCTGGAACCGGGTGCCGAACCGAGCCAATTCCGCTTGCATTACCAGCCCATCGTGACGATGCCGGATGCACGCCTGACCGGCTACGAAGTGCTGCTGCGCTGGCAGCATCCCGAGCGTGGTTTGTTGAGTCCGGATGCGTTCATCCCGGTGGCCGAACACACCGGTTTGATCGTTCCGCTCGGGGAGTTGGTGTTACGCCAAGCCTTGCAAGACTTGCCGGCACTGCAGCGGCAAGCGTCGGGCCTGAAAGTGTCGGTCAACGTGTCCGCGCGGCAACTGCGGGAAGTGGGTTTTGGTGCCCGCGTCGCCAGGCTGATGACGGAAGCTGCGGTCACTGCCGGTACCCTGCAACTGGAAATCACCGAAAGTCTGTTGCTGGAGCGCAGTGCCATCACGGAACAGAATCTGGAGGCGCTGGTGGCGGCGGGGGCGCGCGTGGTGATCGATGATTTTGGCACCGGCTATACCTCGTTCAGCCAATTGCGCGAGCTGCCCATTCACGGCATCAAACTGGATCGGATGTTTGTGCGCGAGCTGCCGGGCAATGAAGACGATGCCGCGATCATTTCTGCGTTGATCGCCATGGCGCGCCAGCTGCATCTGGATGTGGTGGCCGAAGGCGTGGAGACGGAAGCGCAGCGCGACTTTCTGGTGGCGCGCGGCTGTCAGCTTGGTCAGGGCTGGTTGTTTGGTCGACCAGCGCCGCTGACGAGCGCTACCGACGCGGGTAAAAGCTAA
- the lnt gene encoding apolipoprotein N-acyltransferase: MQAFLSRWLMTLIPVLAGALFPLAFAPIALPWFALLSLTLLLLSWQHATAKQAAWRGFLWGFAAFVVGVSWVHVAIRDFGEAPLALSLFLTGGMVAILALFPALAGWALVRCFPTASARLIAFAPLWVLAEYLRGHVFSGFPWLFAGYSQTDTWLGNLLPLLGVYGASLAVALLAALLLLVAKPQPGQRRIHFVARVTTALVLVLLLTPVSSKPAQQAETTTAAPSLSVALVQANIEQSLKWQPEQLNRILNQYQQLTTPLLGKVDAVIWPEAAIPSFAHYLGDYFPNLDAAARASNTALVTGLPVQDADGRYFNSIVGYGTAAGRYDKRHLVPFGEYVPFQSMLRGLFAFFNLPMSGFSEGEHGAVMTVAGQKMVGAVCYEIAYPELVRDNVLSLRGDPGYLLTVSNDAWFGGSWGPWQHLQIARTRAMENGLPVIRATVTGVSAIIDADGRIQHSLPQFETAILRARISAAKPDTLWVHWGLWPVSILIALLLGVAWGSSRRVLRSQALQSRL, from the coding sequence ATGCAGGCATTTCTTTCCCGTTGGCTGATGACGCTGATACCGGTGCTGGCCGGCGCGCTATTTCCCTTGGCATTCGCGCCCATTGCACTGCCATGGTTTGCGTTGTTGTCACTGACTCTGCTGCTGCTCAGCTGGCAGCACGCGACCGCCAAACAGGCCGCATGGCGCGGCTTTCTCTGGGGCTTTGCCGCGTTTGTGGTCGGCGTCTCCTGGGTCCACGTTGCGATCCGCGATTTTGGCGAAGCGCCGCTGGCGCTGTCGCTGTTTCTGACCGGTGGCATGGTGGCGATCTTGGCGCTGTTTCCGGCGCTGGCCGGTTGGGCCTTGGTGCGATGTTTTCCAACGGCAAGCGCGCGCCTGATCGCCTTTGCGCCGTTGTGGGTGCTGGCCGAGTACTTGCGCGGCCATGTCTTCAGTGGGTTTCCGTGGTTGTTTGCCGGCTACAGCCAAACCGATACCTGGCTTGGCAACTTGCTGCCGCTGCTCGGTGTTTATGGCGCCAGTCTGGCGGTGGCGTTGCTGGCCGCGCTGCTCCTTTTGGTCGCGAAACCGCAGCCGGGTCAGCGTCGGATCCATTTTGTCGCGCGTGTCACGACCGCGCTGGTGCTGGTGTTGCTGTTGACACCGGTCAGCAGCAAACCGGCTCAGCAAGCAGAAACGACGACGGCGGCGCCGTCGCTGTCGGTGGCGCTGGTGCAGGCCAATATCGAACAGAGCCTGAAATGGCAACCGGAGCAATTGAATCGCATTCTGAATCAGTATCAGCAGCTGACCACGCCGCTGCTGGGTAAAGTCGATGCCGTGATCTGGCCGGAAGCCGCCATCCCGTCGTTCGCCCATTATCTCGGCGATTATTTTCCGAATCTGGATGCGGCCGCGCGCGCCAGCAACACCGCGCTGGTGACCGGCTTGCCGGTGCAGGATGCGGATGGTCGCTACTTCAATTCCATTGTCGGCTATGGCACCGCGGCTGGCCGTTACGACAAACGCCATCTGGTGCCGTTTGGTGAATATGTGCCATTCCAGTCGATGCTGCGCGGCTTGTTCGCATTCTTCAATTTGCCGATGTCAGGATTCAGCGAGGGCGAACACGGCGCGGTCATGACGGTGGCCGGACAAAAAATGGTTGGCGCCGTGTGTTATGAAATTGCCTACCCGGAACTGGTGCGCGACAACGTGCTGAGCTTGCGCGGTGACCCGGGCTATCTGTTGACGGTCAGCAACGATGCCTGGTTTGGCGGCAGCTGGGGGCCTTGGCAGCATTTGCAGATCGCCCGTACCCGTGCCATGGAAAATGGTCTGCCAGTGATCCGCGCCACGGTCACCGGCGTCAGCGCAATCATCGATGCCGATGGCCGCATTCAGCACAGCCTGCCACAGTTTGAAACCGCTATCCTGCGCGCCCGTATCAGTGCGGCAAAACCTGACACGTTGTGGGTGCATTGGGGCCTGTGGCCGGTGTCAATTTTGATCGCTTTGTTACTGGGTGTTGCCTGGGGGAGTTCGCGCCGCGTTTTGCGGTCTCAAGCCTTGCAATCCAGACTATAG
- a CDS encoding peptidylprolyl isomerase, which yields MARSLCFPLSRRCRTGSALLVGGLLLAQVALAVASADAGTVAAAAEASDRRDGAAAIWPVALANNNPDELVLAVRALGRLGGDSVVPALLPLLQHPAASVRAETAFALAIAGAEADAVQQEVEQGLLSQLSKEGEFNVRVTLLRALGNCGSEATQLLLRDYWRAGAKPVTEPVAEQAAWAQATGLLWSYRRAALTAIDPVLVKQLIVASSKAEPVGEMAAFALARGRKEPAVQAQAKALQQAFATSQSASARIFLLRALSQTVTERNSKRWLQAQQRNRVGGRTLNANERIELQTLLAGQLQGPALREAVARALRSAASAERVAVLQTLLNRPAELEPLRDLLQSQQQLQPTDSAWLAPLLQPPTGAEAGGNATGSEADSESQEPAAPTLSYAEAERAVGRRFRLHTVRGAIDIVLLPEAVYTAANFAKLADSGFYNGTVFHRVIGNFVAQGGDPTATGDGGPGWRIREELSQLPHAPGYIGVATSGKDTGGSQFFINTGRNPHLDWHYTVFAKVEAGLDVAMALRQMDTLLAVTPLP from the coding sequence ATGGCCCGTTCGCTTTGCTTTCCGTTATCCCGACGCTGCCGCACCGGCTCGGCACTGTTGGTCGGTGGCTTGCTGCTGGCGCAGGTCGCGCTGGCGGTGGCTTCGGCCGATGCCGGGACCGTGGCCGCCGCGGCCGAGGCCAGCGATCGGCGTGATGGCGCCGCCGCGATTTGGCCGGTCGCGCTCGCCAATAACAATCCGGACGAACTGGTGCTGGCGGTGCGGGCGCTGGGCCGGCTCGGTGGCGACAGTGTGGTGCCGGCGCTGTTGCCGCTGCTGCAGCACCCGGCCGCCTCGGTGCGTGCCGAGACCGCATTTGCGCTGGCCATCGCCGGCGCCGAAGCTGACGCAGTCCAGCAGGAAGTCGAGCAGGGGCTGCTCAGTCAACTCAGCAAGGAAGGGGAGTTCAATGTCCGGGTGACGCTGCTGCGTGCGCTGGGCAATTGCGGCAGCGAGGCGACCCAGTTGCTGCTGCGGGATTATTGGCGCGCGGGCGCCAAGCCCGTCACCGAGCCAGTCGCCGAGCAAGCGGCTTGGGCACAGGCCACCGGCTTGCTGTGGAGCTATCGGCGGGCGGCGTTGACGGCCATCGACCCAGTTCTGGTGAAGCAGTTGATTGTGGCCAGCAGCAAGGCCGAACCGGTCGGTGAAATGGCCGCGTTTGCTCTGGCTCGTGGTCGCAAGGAGCCGGCCGTGCAGGCGCAGGCAAAGGCGCTGCAGCAGGCGTTTGCCACCAGTCAATCGGCCAGCGCCCGGATTTTTCTGTTGCGGGCGCTGAGCCAGACCGTTACCGAGCGGAACAGCAAACGTTGGCTGCAGGCCCAGCAGCGCAATCGCGTCGGCGGTCGCACGCTGAACGCCAACGAACGCATTGAATTGCAGACCCTGCTGGCGGGCCAGCTGCAGGGCCCGGCCCTGCGCGAAGCCGTGGCGCGGGCGCTGCGCTCAGCGGCCAGCGCGGAGCGGGTGGCGGTGCTGCAAACCTTGTTGAACAGGCCGGCCGAGCTCGAACCGCTGCGTGATCTACTGCAGAGCCAGCAGCAATTGCAGCCGACCGACAGTGCCTGGCTGGCGCCGCTGCTGCAGCCGCCAACTGGAGCGGAGGCCGGCGGCAATGCAACCGGCAGTGAAGCCGACAGCGAAAGCCAGGAACCGGCGGCGCCAACGCTGAGCTATGCCGAAGCCGAGCGCGCGGTCGGGCGCCGGTTTCGCTTGCACACGGTGCGCGGTGCCATCGATATCGTGCTGTTGCCGGAAGCGGTGTACACCGCCGCCAACTTCGCCAAATTGGCCGATAGCGGTTTCTACAACGGCACGGTTTTTCATCGCGTCATCGGCAATTTTGTTGCTCAGGGCGGCGACCCGACTGCAACCGGCGATGGCGGCCCGGGCTGGCGTATCCGGGAAGAGTTGTCGCAATTGCCGCATGCACCGGGCTATATCGGCGTTGCCACCTCCGGCAAAGATACCGGCGGCTCGCAATTTTTTATCAACACCGGCCGCAATCCCCATCTGGATTGGCATTACACGGTATTTGCCAAAGTCGAAGCCGGCCTGGACGTGGCGATGGCGCTGCGACAAATGGATACATTGCTGGCCGTGACGCCGCTGCCGTGA
- a CDS encoding YceK/YidQ family lipoprotein yields MRMLLLVGVLGLSGCSTAYVHVAQPAELHPYKGSQQAITEIGRSWGRPVVPGEVLVRSAVDLPLCLVADTVLLPIDFLIMLGH; encoded by the coding sequence ATGCGCATGTTACTGCTGGTAGGAGTGTTGGGGCTATCTGGATGCTCGACGGCCTATGTGCATGTCGCGCAACCCGCAGAGCTGCATCCCTATAAAGGCAGTCAGCAGGCCATCACCGAAATTGGCCGTTCCTGGGGACGGCCGGTGGTGCCCGGTGAGGTGCTGGTGCGCTCGGCGGTGGATTTGCCACTTTGTCTGGTCGCCGATACCGTGCTGCTCCCGATCGACTTTCTGATCATGTTGGGTCACTAA